Proteins from a single region of Chloroherpeton thalassium ATCC 35110:
- a CDS encoding heavy metal-binding domain-containing protein: protein MIVTTADLKDDYDVIGPVYFQLSNKGFFSSKYSQLEEYYEYELLKYKEQGQIDKKRQVDWSRFGYAFVFGTLEVSPGHGLFDRAFFISVEELKKRAQLLGADAIIGMRQDIDIDSQGFQFFYLQMYGTAVKLKPKTTEIATTVNDELSEFKEAIEKKRKFEEAAQIIYEGLTSVEQLVQVLDNKIEQDREFYEYLVLYPKFNESEEFLRIVKEHESGYADRKKQREEMARQKAAEEAAQKIEEAKRKEREDFLKRVEEGKNTLAKLEQILQEITTTIEQARLEEEAQMRKRFGKDLSEALVLYRKAQINSEDAERMSLKALDVFKQAIDDNLEFDRSLLKQAERLAVDARKNYTLAKDKLSDLRKS, encoded by the coding sequence ATGATTGTCACCACTGCAGATTTGAAAGATGACTACGATGTCATCGGCCCTGTTTATTTTCAATTATCAAACAAGGGATTTTTCTCCAGCAAGTATTCTCAGTTGGAAGAGTATTACGAATACGAGCTCCTAAAGTATAAAGAACAAGGACAAATTGACAAAAAACGACAGGTCGATTGGAGCAGGTTTGGATACGCATTTGTTTTTGGTACGCTTGAAGTTTCTCCTGGACATGGGCTATTTGATAGAGCTTTTTTCATTTCTGTGGAGGAATTAAAAAAACGCGCGCAACTATTGGGCGCAGATGCGATTATCGGCATGCGCCAAGATATTGATATCGATTCGCAAGGCTTCCAATTCTTCTATCTGCAAATGTATGGAACAGCGGTAAAACTCAAGCCGAAAACAACCGAAATTGCCACAACAGTCAACGATGAACTCTCTGAATTCAAAGAAGCCATTGAAAAGAAACGAAAGTTTGAGGAAGCCGCGCAAATTATTTATGAAGGATTAACCAGCGTAGAGCAACTTGTGCAGGTTTTGGATAATAAAATTGAACAAGATAGAGAGTTTTATGAGTATTTGGTTCTCTATCCAAAATTCAATGAATCGGAAGAATTTTTGCGCATTGTAAAGGAGCATGAAAGTGGCTACGCTGATCGCAAAAAGCAACGCGAAGAAATGGCGCGCCAAAAAGCCGCAGAGGAAGCGGCACAAAAAATAGAAGAGGCAAAGCGAAAAGAACGGGAAGACTTTCTGAAAAGAGTTGAGGAGGGAAAAAACACTTTAGCGAAACTCGAGCAGATTCTCCAGGAGATCACAACAACTATAGAACAAGCGCGGCTTGAAGAAGAAGCTCAAATGCGCAAGCGATTTGGAAAAGATCTTTCTGAAGCGCTCGTTTTATATAGAAAAGCGCAAATCAACAGCGAAGATGCGGAACGAATGAGTTTAAAAGCGTTAGATGTTTTCAAACAAGCAATAGATGACAATTTAGAGTTCGATCGTAGCTTGCTAAAACAAGCGGAGCGTCTTGCAGTTGATGCGCGTAAAAATTATACGCTTGCTAAGGATAAACTTTCGGATTTAAGGAAATCGTAA